From one Triticum aestivum cultivar Chinese Spring chromosome 4B, IWGSC CS RefSeq v2.1, whole genome shotgun sequence genomic stretch:
- the LOC123092647 gene encoding 17.4 kDa class I heat shock protein → MSLIRRSNVFDPFSLDLWDPFDGFPFGSDGSGSLVPRTSSDTVAFAGARIDWKETPVAHVFKADVPGLKKEEVKVEVEDGNILQISGERNKEQEEKTDTWHRVERSSGKFLRRFRLPENAKAEQVKASMENGVLTVTVPKEEAKKPEVKSIQISS, encoded by the coding sequence ATGTCGCTGATCCGTCGCAGCAACGTGTTCGACCCCTTCTCCCTCGACCTCTGGGACCCCTTCGACGGCTTCCCCTTCGGCTCCGACGGCAGCGGCAGCCTCGTCCCGCGCACCTCCTCTGACACGGTGGCCTTCGCCGGCGCGCGGATCGACTGGAAGGAGACGCCCGTGGCGCACGTGTTCAAGGCGGACGTGCCAGGGCTGAAGAAGGAGGAGGTgaaggtggaggtggaggacggcaACATCCTCCAGATCAGCGGCGAGCGGAACAAGGAGCAGGAGGAGAAGACCGACACGTGGCACCGCGTGGAGCGCAGCAGCGGCAAGTTCCTGCGCAGGTTCAGGCTCCCGGAGAACGCCAAGGCGGAGCAGGTGAAGGCGTCCATGGAGAACGGCGTGCTCACCGTCACCGTGCCCAAGGAGGAGGCCAAGAAGCCCGAGGTCAAGTCCATCCAGATCTCCAGCTAG